From Carya illinoinensis cultivar Pawnee chromosome 5, C.illinoinensisPawnee_v1, whole genome shotgun sequence, one genomic window encodes:
- the LOC122311887 gene encoding probable polygalacturonase At3g15720: MDKSKWIQFSNIDGLVINGDGHIDGQGYAWWKSCFPNKESWGCKNRPTALHFNKCNGLQLSELSHLNSPRNHISISSCDGVHISHLNIFAPEESPNTDGIDISTSRNIEIKNSVIQTGDDCVAINQGSSYINISSVACGPGHGISIGSLGKNGNYETVEEVHVRDCNFTGTQNGARIKTWKGGSGYARKISFENIRVRNSQNPIIIDQNYDPFGRNAGSQKAVKVSDVTFKNVRGTAAEELAIDLICSLGMGCTNILLDNIDIQSSIPGKRTYSRCNNVHGTARACNPVVPCVASS; the protein is encoded by the exons ATGGACAAATCTAAGTGGATTCAATTCTCTAACATAGATGGCCTTGTCATCAATGGGGATGGACATATTGATGGCCAGGGTTATGCTTGGTGGAAATCTTGCTTCCCCAACAAG GAAAGTTGGGGCTGCAAAAATCGACCCACA GCTCTTCATTTTAATAAATGCAATGGTCTCCAACTAAGTGAATTAAGTCATCTCAATAGTCCAAGAAATCACATAAGCATAAGTAGCTGCGATGGCGTCCACATTtctcatcttaatatttttGCACCCGAGGAAAGTCCAAACACCGATGGTATTGACATCTCTACCTCGCGCAATATCGAAATCAAGAATTCCGTGATTCAAACAG GTGATGATTGCGTTGCTATCAATCAAGGCTCGTCGTATATTAACATATCTAGTGTTGCATGTGGACCAGGCCATGGAATAAG CATTGGAAGCCTTGGAAAAAATGGGAATTACGAGACAGTAGAAGAAGTGCACGTCCGAGATTGCAATTTTACGGGAACACAAAATGGAGCAAGAATCAAGACATGGAAG GGTGGAAGTGGGTATGCTAGGAAGATCAGTTTCGAAAATATCAGAGTCCGAAATTCCCAAAATCCCATCATTATTGACCAGAACTACGACCCTTTTGGCAGGAATGCCGGTAGCCAG AAAGCAGTGAAGGTGAGCGACGTGACATTCAAAAATGTGCGAGGAACAGCTGCTGAAGAGTTAGCAATTGATCTGATTTGCAGCCTGGGCATGGGATGCACCAACATTTTATTGGATAACATTGACATACAGTCATCAATTCCTGGAAAGAGGACTTATTCCCGCTGCAACAATGTCCATGGAACAGCCAGAGCCTGCAATCCTGTTGTTCCATGCGTAGCTAGTTCATGA
- the LOC122311886 gene encoding cell division cycle 20.2, cofactor of APC complex-like — translation MDAGSWNSSVNLKDQSRCPLQEQFMQRKNARENLDRFIPNRSAMDFDYAHYMLTGGRKGKENPASSSPSREAYRTRLAETFNMNRTRILAFKNKPPVPVESFPREFSSSVNHDKPTKSRRHIPQTSERTLDAPDLVDDYYLNLLDWGSCNVLAIALGNTVYLWDASNGSTSELVSIDEGDGPITSVNWAPDGRHIAIGLNNSEVQLWDSTANRQLRTLRGGHRSRVGSLAWNNHILATGGMDGMIINNDVRIREHIVETYRGHEQEVCGLKWSASGQQLASGGNDNLLHIWDRSMASSNSATQWLHRLEDHISAVKALAWCPFQSNLLASGGGGGDRCIKFWNTHTGACLNSVDTGSQVCALLWNKNERELLSSHGFTQNQLTLWKYPSMVKMAELNGHTSRVLFMAQSPDGCTVASAAADETLRFWNVFGVPEVAKPAPKSNPEPFAHVNRIR, via the exons ATGGATGCAGGATCATGGAATTCTTCTGTGAACTTGAAGGACCAATCTCGGTGCCCACTTCAAGAACAGTTTATGCAGAGAAAGAACGCTCGGGaaaat TTGGATAGATTCATACCGAACAGATCAGCAATGGACTTCGATTACGCACATTACATGCTGACAGGAGGGAGGAAAGGTAAGGAGAACCCAGCTTCAAGCTCACCATCAAGAGAGGCCTACAGGACGCGGCTGGCTGAGACGTTCAACATGAACCGGACCCGAATCCTCGCCTTCAAAAACAAGCCGCCTGTCCCGGTGGAGTCCTTCCCGCGTGAGTTCTCCTCTTCTGTCAACCATGATAAGCCTACGAAGTCCCGGCGACACATTCCTCAG ACTTCTGAGAGAACATTAGATGCTCCCGACCTGGTTGATGATTACTACCTAAATTTATTGGACTGGGGAAGCTGCAACGTTCTCGCAATTGCTCTTGGAAATACGGTTTATCTCTGGGATGCTTCGAACGGTTCTACTTCTGAACTTGTGAGTATTGACGAGGGAGATGGCCCCATTACCAGTGTTAACTGGGCTCCTGATGGCCGGCACATTGCCATTGGTTTGAACAATTCTGAAGTACAGCTTTGGGATTCAACAGCAAATCGACAG CTAAGAACATTGCGCGGTGGTCACAGATCACGAGTGGGGTCGTTGGCATGGAACAATCATATCCTTGCAACTGGAGGAATGGACGGCATGATCATCAACAACGATGTAAGAATTAGAGAACACATTGTTGAAACCTACAGAGGGCATGAACAAGAGGTTTGTGGGCTAAAATGGTCGGCCTCAGGTCAGCAATTGGCGAGTGGAGGTAACGATAATCTCCTCCACATCTGGGACAGATCAATGGCATCCTCAAATTCAGCAACACAGTGGCTTCACAGGCTCGAGGACCATATATCTGCCGTGAAAGCTCTCGCTTGGTGTCCTTTCCAGAGCAATTTGCTTGCCTCTGGTGGAGGTGGAGGCGATAGGTGCATAAAGTTCTGGAATACCCATACGGGTGCGTGCTTGAACTCGGTGGACACTGGCTCGCAGGTTTGTGCTCTGTTATGGAACAAGAACGAAAGAGAGTTGCTTAGCTCTCATGGGTTTACTCAGAATCAGCTCACACTTTGGAAGTACCCATCAATGGTGAAGATGGCAGAGCTAAATGGTCATACTTCTAGAGTTCTTTTCATGGCTCAG AGCCCAGATGGTTGCACGGTGGCATCGGCGGCAGCTGATGAAACACTCAGATTCTGGAACGTCTTTGGGGTCCCGGAAGTGGCTAAACCTGCTCCTAAATCAAACCCTGAGCCCTTTGCTCACGTGAATCGTATCCGATAG
- the LOC122309097 gene encoding gluconokinase isoform X2 encodes MASDLKGMVVVIMGVSGAGKSTIGELLAKTMNCSFHDADDYHPLSNKEKMQKGIPLSDEDRIPWLETLGNTLRESLVSEKIVILACSALQRRYRDILRSVDPNYEAGSLASVVKFVLLDAGSEVLAARLEKRAAEGKHFMPAELLQSQLDLLQIDESEGILKVDATLSPQTIVSIIHTWIL; translated from the exons ATGGCTTCTGATCTCAAAG GAATGGTTGTTGTGATTATGGGTGTCAGTGGTGCTGGGAAATC CACTATAGGTGAGTTGCTGGCAAAAACTATGAATTGCAGTTTTCATGATGCTGATGATTATCATCCACTATCAAATAAAG aaaagatgcagaaaggAATCCCTCTTTCAGATGAAGACAGGATTCCTTGGCTTGAAACATTAGGGAATACCTTACGTGAGAGTTTAGTCAGTGAAAAAATTGTGATTCTCGCATGTTCTGCTCTTCAGAGGCGATACAGGGACATTCTCAGATCTGTGGACCCAAATTATGAGGCGGGAAGCCTTGCCAGTGTGGTAAAGTTTGTTTTGCTGGATGCTGGGAGTGAGGTGCTCGCTGCTCGTTTAGAGAAAAGAGCTGCAGAAGGCAAGCATTTCATGCCGGCTGAGCTTTTGCAATCTCAGTTAGACTTGCTTCAGATAGATGAATCCGAAGGAATATTAAAGGTAGATGCCACTCTCAGTCCACAAACTATTGTAAGTATCATACACACATGGATATTGTAA
- the LOC122309097 gene encoding gluconokinase isoform X1, producing MASDLKGMVVVIMGVSGAGKSPMCHPDFKSLEFASSLISMVLVDECTIGELLAKTMNCSFHDADDYHPLSNKEKMQKGIPLSDEDRIPWLETLGNTLRESLVSEKIVILACSALQRRYRDILRSVDPNYEAGSLASVVKFVLLDAGSEVLAARLEKRAAEGKHFMPAELLQSQLDLLQIDESEGILKVDATLSPQTIVSIIHTWIL from the exons ATGGCTTCTGATCTCAAAG GAATGGTTGTTGTGATTATGGGTGTCAGTGGTGCTGGGAAATC CCCAATGTGCCATCCAGATTTCAAATCATTGGAATTTGCCAGTTCATTAATCTCCATGGTGCTTGTTGATGAATG CACTATAGGTGAGTTGCTGGCAAAAACTATGAATTGCAGTTTTCATGATGCTGATGATTATCATCCACTATCAAATAAAG aaaagatgcagaaaggAATCCCTCTTTCAGATGAAGACAGGATTCCTTGGCTTGAAACATTAGGGAATACCTTACGTGAGAGTTTAGTCAGTGAAAAAATTGTGATTCTCGCATGTTCTGCTCTTCAGAGGCGATACAGGGACATTCTCAGATCTGTGGACCCAAATTATGAGGCGGGAAGCCTTGCCAGTGTGGTAAAGTTTGTTTTGCTGGATGCTGGGAGTGAGGTGCTCGCTGCTCGTTTAGAGAAAAGAGCTGCAGAAGGCAAGCATTTCATGCCGGCTGAGCTTTTGCAATCTCAGTTAGACTTGCTTCAGATAGATGAATCCGAAGGAATATTAAAGGTAGATGCCACTCTCAGTCCACAAACTATTGTAAGTATCATACACACATGGATATTGTAA
- the LOC122309097 gene encoding gluconokinase isoform X3, which yields MNCSFHDADDYHPLSNKEKMQKGIPLSDEDRIPWLETLGNTLRESLVSEKIVILACSALQRRYRDILRSVDPNYEAGSLASVVKFVLLDAGSEVLAARLEKRAAEGKHFMPAELLQSQLDLLQIDESEGILKVDATLSPQTIVSIIHTWIL from the exons ATGAATTGCAGTTTTCATGATGCTGATGATTATCATCCACTATCAAATAAAG aaaagatgcagaaaggAATCCCTCTTTCAGATGAAGACAGGATTCCTTGGCTTGAAACATTAGGGAATACCTTACGTGAGAGTTTAGTCAGTGAAAAAATTGTGATTCTCGCATGTTCTGCTCTTCAGAGGCGATACAGGGACATTCTCAGATCTGTGGACCCAAATTATGAGGCGGGAAGCCTTGCCAGTGTGGTAAAGTTTGTTTTGCTGGATGCTGGGAGTGAGGTGCTCGCTGCTCGTTTAGAGAAAAGAGCTGCAGAAGGCAAGCATTTCATGCCGGCTGAGCTTTTGCAATCTCAGTTAGACTTGCTTCAGATAGATGAATCCGAAGGAATATTAAAGGTAGATGCCACTCTCAGTCCACAAACTATTGTAAGTATCATACACACATGGATATTGTAA